Proteins encoded in a region of the Candidatus Rubidus massiliensis genome:
- a CDS encoding type-F conjugative transfer system secretin TraK, whose product MKLVKLNILLLLSLYSFDLSGAIFHTINTSETLKCAFSYKHHNRIAIENNTIKKVIYPNENIISFVEENSGQVFIQAVSRGASDKFTISIVTSDGLIQDIEINFCDIPSQVIILRNTAEPEIEDDDGCCEIKESLTLIRSNIEEILKGKIPSGYKFVDFDPFTWTPLKNVQGRTFLKLQGPCEFLYIFEVCNYQKYPVLITEEQVKNKNTKWVFLEENHIEPYNKVLGVMAAYE is encoded by the coding sequence ATGAAATTAGTAAAATTAAATATTCTGTTATTACTATCCCTATATTCTTTCGATCTCTCTGGAGCTATCTTTCATACCATTAATACTAGTGAAACTTTGAAATGTGCTTTTTCATACAAGCATCATAATCGAATAGCTATTGAAAATAACACCATAAAAAAAGTTATTTATCCTAATGAAAATATAATTTCGTTTGTTGAAGAAAATAGCGGACAAGTTTTTATTCAAGCTGTCTCTAGGGGGGCGAGCGATAAATTTACCATTTCAATTGTTACTAGTGATGGATTAATTCAAGACATCGAGATAAATTTTTGTGATATTCCTTCACAAGTTATTATTTTAAGAAATACTGCGGAACCTGAAATTGAAGATGACGATGGCTGTTGTGAAATTAAAGAGTCTTTAACGTTAATTCGTTCAAATATTGAAGAAATATTAAAAGGAAAAATTCCGTCTGGTTACAAATTTGTCGATTTTGATCCTTTTACATGGACCCCTTTGAAGAATGTTCAGGGACGAACTTTTTTAAAATTGCAAGGACCATGCGAATTTTTATATATTTTTGAAGTTTGTAATTATCAAAAATATCCCGTTTTAATTACTGAAGAGCAAGTTAAAAATAAAAATACTAAATGGGTCTTTTTAGAAGAAAATCATATTGAGCCTTATAACAAAGTGTTAGGAGTTATGGCTGCATATGAGTAA
- a CDS encoding conjugal transfer pilus assembly protein TraE produces MNVKALERDLSQLTIQKNVFAAVSIILSIALTLSIGFLFFKNEKTIIVPPMIEKEFWINTNSVSSTYIEQFGVFLAQQILQKSSASATSQREVILKYTSPDFIGPLKNKLLNEEEALKKQNASYVFLPCDINADAKNLELKITGNRIVYVAQKQVSNEKETYILKFCFDGSRLLLSNLIINKDNS; encoded by the coding sequence ATGAACGTTAAAGCCTTAGAAAGGGACTTATCACAATTAACAATTCAGAAGAATGTTTTTGCTGCTGTTTCTATAATTCTTTCAATTGCTCTAACGTTAAGTATCGGATTTTTATTTTTTAAAAATGAAAAGACAATCATTGTACCCCCAATGATTGAAAAAGAATTTTGGATTAACACTAACTCAGTTTCTTCTACCTACATAGAACAATTTGGAGTGTTCTTAGCGCAACAGATTTTACAAAAATCGTCAGCTTCTGCCACATCGCAAAGAGAAGTAATATTAAAATACACTTCTCCAGATTTTATAGGCCCTTTAAAAAATAAGCTTTTAAACGAAGAAGAAGCGTTAAAAAAGCAAAATGCTTCGTATGTTTTTCTGCCTTGCGACATCAATGCGGATGCTAAAAATCTTGAATTAAAAATAACCGGAAATCGAATTGTCTATGTTGCTCAAAAGCAAGTCTCTAATGAGAAAGAAACATACATTTTGAAGTTTTGCTTTGATGGATCTCGATTACTTTTAAGCAATTTAATTATAAATAAAGATAATTCATGA
- a CDS encoding type IV conjugative transfer system protein TraL encodes MKSIYILRSMDNPPRILIFNASEAFIIIVPMLLAPIFDSILLFPVGIIIWCFWYSFKKKLKYQNIRQYMYWHFPSKQLKKSGLIKNIPESHLREFSL; translated from the coding sequence ATGAAATCAATATATATTTTGAGATCAATGGATAACCCTCCAAGAATATTAATATTTAATGCAAGCGAAGCATTTATCATTATTGTTCCGATGTTGCTAGCCCCAATTTTCGACAGCATTCTATTATTTCCGGTTGGAATAATAATTTGGTGTTTTTGGTATAGCTTTAAAAAAAAATTAAAGTATCAAAATATACGCCAATATATGTATTGGCATTTTCCTTCAAAACAACTCAAGAAATCAGGATTAATCAAAAATATCCCTGAATCTCATTTGAGGGAATTTTCATTATGA